One Streptomyces drozdowiczii DNA segment encodes these proteins:
- a CDS encoding zinc-dependent alcohol dehydrogenase — protein MRALTWQGKRDVRVETVPDPVIQDPTDIIIRVTSTGICGSDLHLYEVLGPYLDPGDILGHEPMGVVEVTGPEVTAVSRGDRVVVPFNVSCGTCFMCDQGLHSQCETTQVREYGTGASLFGYTKLYGQVPGGQAELLRVPFGNTLPIKVPDGPPDDRFVYLSDVLPTAWQAVEYAAIPPGGSVTVLGLGPIGDMAARIALHRGAGLVIGVDLVPERLARAAAHGVQTLDLGRYGKDLADAVRDLTGGRGTDAVIDAVGMEAHATGTPIGKAGQWATGLLPDTAARKLMEHAGIDRLTALLTAIDAVRRGGTVSISGVYGGSVDPLPLLTMFDKQIQFRMGQANVKHWVPDILPLLVDDDPLGVDGFATHHLPLEDGPKAYETFQAKADGMVKTLLRP, from the coding sequence ATGCGCGCACTGACCTGGCAAGGAAAGCGTGACGTCCGCGTCGAGACCGTTCCCGACCCGGTCATCCAGGACCCGACGGACATCATCATCCGGGTCACCTCGACCGGCATCTGCGGATCGGACCTCCATCTGTACGAAGTGCTCGGACCGTACCTCGACCCCGGCGACATCCTGGGCCACGAGCCGATGGGCGTCGTGGAGGTGACGGGTCCCGAGGTGACCGCCGTGTCGCGCGGCGACCGGGTCGTCGTCCCGTTCAACGTCTCGTGCGGCACCTGCTTCATGTGCGACCAGGGCCTGCACTCGCAGTGCGAGACCACGCAGGTCAGGGAGTACGGCACCGGCGCGTCGCTCTTCGGCTACACCAAGCTCTACGGGCAGGTGCCCGGCGGACAGGCCGAGCTGCTGCGGGTCCCCTTCGGCAACACGCTGCCCATCAAGGTCCCCGACGGACCGCCGGACGACCGGTTCGTCTACCTCTCCGACGTGCTGCCCACCGCCTGGCAGGCCGTCGAGTACGCCGCGATCCCGCCCGGCGGCAGTGTCACCGTCCTCGGCCTGGGCCCGATCGGCGACATGGCCGCCCGCATCGCCCTGCACCGGGGCGCCGGCCTGGTCATCGGCGTGGACCTGGTCCCGGAACGCCTCGCCCGCGCCGCCGCACACGGCGTCCAGACCCTCGACCTGGGCCGCTACGGCAAGGACCTCGCGGACGCGGTCAGGGACCTCACCGGCGGCCGGGGCACCGACGCGGTCATCGACGCCGTCGGCATGGAGGCCCACGCCACCGGGACACCGATCGGCAAGGCCGGCCAGTGGGCCACCGGGCTCCTGCCGGACACCGCGGCCCGCAAGCTCATGGAGCACGCGGGCATCGACCGCCTCACCGCCCTGCTCACCGCCATCGACGCGGTCCGCCGGGGCGGCACCGTCTCCATCTCCGGCGTCTACGGAGGCTCCGTCGACCCGCTGCCCCTGCTCACCATGTTCGACAAGCAGATCCAGTTCCGGATGGGCCAGGCGAACGTCAAGCACTGGGTGCCCGACATCCTGCCGCTGCTCGTGGACGACGACCCGCTGGGCGTGGACGGCTTCGCCACGCACCACCTTCCGCTGGAGGACGGCCCGAAGGCGTACGAGACCTTCCAGGCCAAGGCCGACGGCATGGTCAAGACGCTGCTGCGGCCCTGA
- a CDS encoding PAS domain-containing protein, whose protein sequence is MNGPPEGESGLQALVARARELRAARDHPPAEYPVLLDAALAELDHAIEALRLAEDPPGPPRTPGAKAAPFKAVFDHLPWPVVLTDGQTVVRRLNRAAAELTGLHPGYAAGRPLAALLRPTDRAALRAHAAAVAAGEGGRSFPVRLPGLPDGPLYATLTGIDTPGERELLLVLAPAPFTTGRPADRAEPSAVVRQAELTGLLDRTARALLDREPSAAALGAVAGLLRDGLADWALLDLGPPDEPVRIAVHGPPAPDDGGLEKAFLRQDPRACPVAAEVMASGAAAVEQLTDDLERLGADEDGVPLMVRADVTALLSVALTAPDGTTVLGALTLLRGGTGPPFSLLEAGAAEIAAGHMALVARRSGVR, encoded by the coding sequence ATGAACGGGCCACCGGAGGGCGAGAGCGGTCTTCAGGCCCTCGTCGCCCGCGCCCGGGAACTGCGCGCGGCCCGGGACCATCCTCCCGCCGAATACCCGGTCCTGCTCGACGCCGCCCTCGCGGAGCTGGACCACGCGATCGAAGCCCTGCGCCTGGCGGAGGACCCACCGGGACCGCCCAGGACCCCGGGCGCGAAGGCAGCGCCGTTCAAAGCCGTCTTCGACCACCTGCCGTGGCCCGTCGTCCTGACCGACGGGCAGACCGTGGTCCGCCGCCTCAACCGGGCCGCCGCCGAGCTGACCGGGCTCCACCCGGGGTACGCGGCGGGCCGGCCGCTCGCCGCGCTCCTGCGCCCCACCGACCGCGCCGCCCTCCGCGCCCACGCGGCGGCCGTGGCGGCCGGCGAGGGAGGCCGCAGCTTCCCGGTCCGCCTCCCCGGCCTGCCGGACGGCCCGCTGTACGCCACGCTCACCGGTATCGACACGCCGGGGGAGCGGGAGCTGCTGCTGGTGCTCGCACCGGCCCCCTTCACCACTGGCCGCCCCGCCGACCGGGCCGAGCCCTCGGCCGTCGTGCGCCAGGCCGAGCTGACCGGCCTCCTGGACCGCACGGCCCGCGCCCTCCTGGACCGCGAGCCCTCCGCGGCGGCCCTCGGAGCCGTCGCGGGGCTCCTGCGCGACGGCCTCGCGGACTGGGCGCTGCTCGACCTCGGGCCCCCGGACGAGCCGGTCCGGATCGCGGTCCACGGCCCCCCGGCGCCGGACGACGGAGGGCTCGAGAAGGCGTTCCTCCGGCAGGACCCGCGCGCCTGCCCCGTGGCCGCCGAGGTCATGGCCTCCGGCGCGGCGGCCGTGGAGCAGCTGACGGACGACCTGGAGAGGCTGGGCGCGGACGAGGACGGCGTGCCGCTCATGGTCCGCGCCGACGTCACCGCCCTGCTCTCCGTGGCGCTGACCGCGCCCGACGGCACGACGGTGCTGGGCGCGCTGACGCTGCTCCGGGGCGGTACCGGGCCGCCGTTCTCGCTGCTGGAGGCCGGCGCCGCGGAAATCGCGGCGGGCCACATGGCGCTCGTCGCGCGGCGGAGCGGCGTGCGCTGA
- a CDS encoding cytochrome P450, with amino-acid sequence MADSTLSLLLQGYAWLPDRRRRSGGAPVRTRLLGKRVIALHGPAAVRFFYDEEHIHRQGALPEPVIDTLFGQGAVHTLDGEPHRARKGMFLHLLKDPEGVRALTDRVALEWKDAVAGWAVRGRVVLFDEVAGVLTRAVHAWAGVPLTEGEADGVARDLVAMVDGFASAGPRQLRARVARRRQERRLARLVERERDGGDSAVRATPFRTVVHHRDADGALLDPRTAAVEVLNIVRPTVAVSWFAVFAAHALHRWPEHRAALRDGDPAFALAFAQEVRRFYPFAPFIGGLAADRLDWEGRAIRPGTLVLLDLYGQNHDPDLWPRPYVFDPARFHGTPVRPDELVPQGGGDPAAGHRCPGEDITLALLSALAVLLSGLAYRVPEQDLSIPLHRVPTAPRSGFVIEDVR; translated from the coding sequence ATGGCCGACAGCACCCTGTCCCTCCTGCTCCAGGGTTACGCATGGCTGCCCGACCGTCGGCGGCGCAGCGGCGGAGCACCGGTCCGCACCCGGCTGCTCGGCAAACGGGTGATCGCGCTGCACGGGCCGGCCGCCGTCCGCTTCTTCTACGACGAGGAGCACATCCACCGCCAGGGGGCGCTGCCGGAACCGGTCATCGACACGCTGTTCGGCCAGGGGGCGGTGCACACCCTGGACGGTGAGCCGCACCGGGCGCGCAAGGGCATGTTCCTCCACCTGCTGAAAGATCCGGAGGGCGTACGGGCGCTGACGGACCGGGTCGCCCTGGAGTGGAAGGACGCCGTGGCCGGGTGGGCGGTCCGGGGCAGGGTCGTGCTGTTCGACGAGGTGGCCGGGGTGCTCACCCGCGCCGTCCACGCGTGGGCCGGGGTGCCGCTGACGGAGGGCGAGGCGGACGGCGTGGCGCGTGACCTGGTGGCCATGGTGGACGGGTTCGCGTCGGCCGGGCCCCGGCAGTTGCGCGCCCGGGTCGCCCGGCGCCGGCAGGAGAGGCGTCTGGCCCGCCTGGTGGAGCGGGAACGCGACGGCGGCGACAGCGCGGTTCGCGCTACCCCGTTCCGTACCGTCGTTCACCATCGCGATGCCGACGGCGCGCTGCTCGATCCCCGGACGGCGGCCGTCGAGGTGCTCAACATCGTGCGCCCGACCGTCGCGGTGAGCTGGTTCGCGGTGTTCGCGGCGCACGCCCTGCACCGGTGGCCGGAGCACCGTGCGGCGCTCCGCGACGGCGATCCCGCATTCGCCCTGGCCTTCGCGCAGGAGGTCCGCCGCTTCTACCCGTTCGCCCCGTTCATCGGTGGTCTCGCGGCGGACCGGCTGGACTGGGAGGGCCGCGCCATCCGGCCGGGGACGCTGGTGCTCCTCGACCTGTACGGCCAGAACCACGACCCGGACCTGTGGCCCCGGCCCTACGTCTTCGACCCCGCGCGCTTCCACGGCACGCCGGTGCGGCCCGACGAGCTGGTCCCGCAGGGCGGCGGCGACCCGGCGGCGGGACACCGCTGCCCGGGCGAGGACATCACCCTGGCGCTGCTCTCCGCCCTCGCGGTGCTGCTGTCCGGCCTCGCGTACCGGGTGCCGGAGCAGGACCTCTCCATCCCGCTCCACCGCGTCCCGACGGCGCCCCGGAGCGGATTCGTCATCGAGGACGTCCGGTAA
- a CDS encoding isochorismatase family cysteine hydrolase yields MSRKALIVIDMINPYDHQDADQLLPSAERAVPVIADMLKAARGSGSLVIYANDNFGDWRSHHGEIVEAAMAGARPDLVEPLKPDDNSLFVVKARHSIFYETPLPYLLHQLDVGHLVLTGQVTEQCILYSALDAHIRHMDLTIPRDGVAHIHADLADAALRMTERNMGARVCAAEEIAL; encoded by the coding sequence ATGTCCCGCAAGGCGCTGATCGTCATCGACATGATCAACCCGTACGACCACCAGGACGCCGACCAGCTCCTTCCGTCGGCCGAGCGGGCCGTGCCGGTCATCGCGGACATGCTGAAGGCGGCCCGGGGCAGCGGTTCCCTCGTGATCTACGCCAACGACAACTTCGGCGACTGGCGGTCCCACCACGGGGAGATCGTGGAGGCGGCCATGGCGGGCGCGCGTCCCGACCTGGTGGAACCGCTGAAGCCCGACGACAACTCGCTCTTCGTGGTCAAGGCCCGGCACTCGATCTTCTACGAGACGCCCCTGCCGTACCTGCTCCACCAGCTGGACGTCGGCCACCTCGTCCTGACCGGCCAGGTGACGGAGCAGTGCATCCTCTACTCCGCGCTCGACGCGCACATCCGGCACATGGACCTGACCATCCCCCGTGACGGGGTGGCCCACATCCACGCCGACCTGGCCGACGCCGCGCTCCGGATGACCGAACGGAACATGGGCGCCCGGGTGTGCGCCGCCGAAGAGATCGCCCTCTGA
- a CDS encoding HAD family hydrolase: protein MTRAALFDVDGTLVDTNYLHVTAWWEAFHQAGHTVPMPAIHRAIGLGSGDLVAHLLGPGRDREQDAEISATHSALYATYFERLPPLEGAADLLRALAGRGWTIVLATSASGPELKALRRALDADDVISGTASSDDVDEGKPAPDPIRHAMDLAGATSEEAVYIGDSVWDMAAATKASVPAVGLLSGGIPRADLEAAGAVEVHESPAALLGRLDSGVIARMSP, encoded by the coding sequence ATGACGCGCGCCGCACTGTTCGACGTGGACGGCACCCTGGTCGACACCAACTACCTGCACGTCACCGCGTGGTGGGAGGCGTTCCACCAGGCCGGGCACACCGTGCCGATGCCCGCGATCCACCGCGCGATCGGCCTGGGCTCCGGCGACCTCGTCGCCCATCTGCTGGGCCCCGGCCGGGACCGGGAACAGGACGCCGAGATCAGCGCCACCCACTCCGCGCTGTACGCCACCTACTTCGAACGCCTGCCCCCGCTGGAGGGCGCGGCGGACCTGCTGCGCGCCCTGGCCGGCCGGGGCTGGACGATCGTCCTCGCCACCTCCGCCTCCGGCCCCGAACTGAAGGCCCTGCGGCGCGCGCTCGACGCCGACGACGTCATCTCCGGCACCGCCAGCTCCGACGACGTGGACGAGGGCAAGCCCGCCCCGGACCCGATCCGCCACGCGATGGACCTCGCCGGCGCCACCAGCGAGGAGGCCGTGTACATCGGCGACTCCGTGTGGGACATGGCGGCGGCGACCAAGGCGTCGGTCCCCGCCGTGGGCCTGCTGTCGGGCGGCATCCCCCGGGCGGACCTGGAAGCGGCCGGAGCCGTGGAGGTCCACGAATCCCCGGCCGCGCTCCTGGGCCGCCTCGACTCCGGCGTCATCGCCCGGATGAGCCCCTGA
- a CDS encoding glutamate--cysteine ligase produces MVRTVGVEEELLLVDEQSGEPRALSTAVLALAERRAEGDSAFEAELHRQQLEFATEPRADMRELAEEIVRSRAEAARSAAEAGAAVAALATSPLAVSPSIGEGERYRWLADKFGLTTQEQLTCGCHVHVSVESDEEGVAVLDRIRPWLAVLLALSSNSPFWQGQDTAYSSYRSRVWGRWPSAGPMELFGSARRYHDEVEALVATGVLRDKGMIYFDARLSHRYPTVEVRVADVCLDPADAALLATLVRGLVETAARAWRAGDPPEPYGVGLLRMAAWQAGRSGLEGELLHPATMRPAPAPAVLHALFTHVRDALEDSGDLDTAREGIDRVLKNGTGARIQRDAFARTGSLHDAVTECVSRTRG; encoded by the coding sequence ATGGTGCGGACTGTGGGTGTCGAGGAGGAGCTGCTGCTCGTGGACGAGCAGAGCGGCGAACCCAGAGCGCTGTCGACGGCCGTGCTGGCCCTGGCCGAGCGTCGCGCCGAGGGCGACTCGGCCTTCGAGGCGGAGCTGCACCGCCAGCAGCTGGAGTTCGCCACCGAGCCGCGCGCGGACATGCGGGAACTCGCGGAAGAGATCGTGCGCTCGCGGGCGGAGGCGGCCCGCAGTGCCGCCGAGGCCGGGGCAGCGGTCGCGGCACTCGCCACCTCCCCGCTGGCCGTCAGCCCGTCCATCGGCGAGGGCGAAAGGTACCGCTGGCTGGCCGACAAGTTCGGGCTGACCACGCAGGAGCAGCTGACCTGCGGATGCCATGTGCACGTCTCCGTGGAGTCGGACGAGGAGGGCGTCGCGGTCCTCGACCGCATCCGCCCCTGGCTCGCGGTGCTGCTCGCGCTGAGCTCCAACTCGCCCTTCTGGCAGGGCCAGGACACCGCGTACAGCAGCTACCGCAGCCGGGTCTGGGGCCGCTGGCCCTCGGCCGGGCCGATGGAACTGTTCGGTTCCGCCCGGCGTTACCACGACGAGGTCGAAGCCCTCGTCGCCACGGGCGTCCTGCGCGACAAGGGCATGATCTACTTCGACGCCCGGCTCTCGCACCGCTACCCGACCGTCGAGGTCCGGGTCGCCGACGTCTGCCTCGACCCCGCCGACGCGGCGCTGCTCGCCACCCTGGTGCGCGGCCTGGTCGAGACGGCCGCCCGGGCCTGGCGCGCGGGCGATCCGCCGGAGCCGTACGGGGTGGGCCTGCTCCGCATGGCCGCCTGGCAGGCCGGCCGCTCGGGCCTGGAGGGCGAACTGCTGCACCCCGCCACCATGCGCCCCGCCCCCGCGCCCGCCGTGCTGCACGCCCTGTTCACCCATGTGCGCGACGCGCTGGAGGACAGCGGGGACCTGGACACGGCCCGGGAGGGGATCGACCGGGTCCTGAAGAACGGCACGGGGGCGCGGATCCAGCGCGACGCGTTCGCCCGCACGGGCAGCCTCCACGACGCGGTCACGGAGTGCGTCAGCCGCACCCGCGGGTGA
- a CDS encoding SDR family oxidoreductase has product MSTPGQDPTERFPKPDFPQQGQEHPGWTGPMDPPPDHGEDSYRGHGLLKDRKAVVTGGDSGIGRAVALAFAREGADVLITHLDSEEDEARETARLVEDAGRQALTEACDIRDEKQCRALIGSAVQEFGRIDVLVNNAAYQMAQPDGISAISTEQFDRVLRTNLYGMFWLCKMALPHIPAGGSIINTTSVQAYKPSPHLLDYAMTKGAIVTFTQGLAQMLASDGIRVNAVAPGPVWTPLIPATLPDTKEFGKQSPLGRPAQPAEMAPAYVFLASGNASFITGEIVNATGGTPLP; this is encoded by the coding sequence ATGAGCACACCCGGCCAGGACCCCACCGAGCGCTTCCCGAAGCCCGACTTCCCGCAGCAGGGGCAGGAGCACCCCGGCTGGACCGGCCCCATGGACCCGCCGCCCGACCACGGCGAGGACTCCTACCGGGGCCATGGACTCCTGAAGGACCGCAAGGCCGTGGTGACCGGGGGCGACTCCGGGATCGGCCGCGCCGTCGCGCTGGCCTTCGCCCGCGAGGGGGCGGATGTGCTGATCACCCACCTCGACAGCGAGGAGGACGAGGCCCGGGAGACCGCCCGGCTGGTCGAGGACGCGGGCCGGCAGGCGCTGACCGAGGCGTGCGACATCCGGGACGAGAAGCAGTGCCGCGCCCTGATCGGCAGCGCGGTGCAGGAGTTCGGGCGGATCGACGTCCTCGTCAACAACGCGGCCTACCAGATGGCGCAGCCCGACGGGATCTCCGCGATCTCCACGGAGCAGTTCGACCGGGTGCTGCGCACCAACCTGTACGGGATGTTCTGGCTGTGCAAGATGGCCCTGCCGCACATCCCGGCGGGCGGGTCCATCATCAACACCACGTCGGTGCAGGCGTACAAGCCGAGTCCGCATCTGCTGGACTACGCCATGACCAAGGGCGCCATCGTCACGTTCACCCAGGGCCTCGCGCAGATGCTGGCGTCCGACGGCATCCGGGTGAACGCCGTGGCGCCCGGGCCGGTGTGGACGCCGCTGATTCCGGCGACGCTGCCGGACACGAAGGAGTTCGGGAAGCAGAGTCCGCTGGGGCGGCCCGCCCAGCCCGCCGAGATGGCTCCGGCGTACGTGTTCCTCGCGTCCGGCAACGCGAGTTTCATCACCGGGGAGATCGTGAACGCGACCGGCGGCACGCCGCTCCCGTAG
- a CDS encoding NAD-dependent epimerase/dehydratase family protein, with protein sequence MNASQGLRVAVTGATGNVGTSLVRALSQDPDVGSVLGLARRLPDLTLPGVEWGRVDLSHPDSAQRLGSLLTGADAVVHLAWRFQPTHDPVVTWRSNVEGSLRVLDAVRTAGVPALVHASSVGAYSPGPKREPGVNEQWPTHGWPDAAYCREKAYLERVLDTFELRHPQIRVVRMRPGFLFKETAAPEQRRIFGGKYLPGVLLRPDLLPFVPDLEGLRFQVLHTDDAAEAYRLAVLGDVRGPFNLAADTVTDAHSLGALLDARVVRAPVPLVRGALATAWHARAVPASPHLFDAVLRLPVMDCARAHEELGWRPRYSASEALTAFLRGVVRGTGEETAPLAGSRWS encoded by the coding sequence GTGAACGCATCGCAAGGGCTGCGCGTCGCCGTCACGGGCGCCACCGGCAACGTGGGCACGAGCCTCGTACGGGCCCTCTCGCAGGATCCCGACGTCGGCTCAGTACTCGGCCTGGCCCGAAGGCTGCCCGACCTCACCCTGCCCGGCGTCGAGTGGGGGAGGGTGGACCTCTCCCACCCGGACAGCGCCCAGAGGCTCGGCTCCCTGCTCACGGGCGCGGACGCCGTCGTCCACCTGGCCTGGCGCTTCCAGCCCACCCACGATCCCGTCGTCACCTGGCGCAGCAACGTCGAGGGCTCCCTCCGCGTCCTCGACGCGGTGCGCACGGCCGGCGTCCCGGCGCTGGTCCACGCCTCATCCGTGGGCGCCTACTCGCCCGGGCCCAAGCGGGAGCCCGGGGTGAACGAGCAGTGGCCGACCCATGGCTGGCCGGACGCCGCCTACTGCCGGGAGAAGGCGTACCTGGAACGGGTCCTGGACACCTTCGAGCTGCGCCACCCGCAGATCCGGGTGGTACGGATGCGGCCCGGCTTCCTCTTCAAGGAGACGGCCGCCCCCGAGCAGCGGCGCATCTTCGGCGGGAAGTACCTCCCCGGCGTGCTCCTCCGCCCCGACCTGCTCCCCTTCGTGCCCGATCTGGAGGGGCTGAGGTTCCAGGTGCTGCACACGGACGACGCGGCCGAGGCGTACCGGCTCGCCGTGCTCGGCGACGTCCGCGGCCCCTTCAACCTGGCCGCCGACACCGTCACCGACGCCCACTCCCTCGGCGCCCTCCTCGACGCGCGGGTGGTACGCGCGCCCGTGCCGCTCGTACGCGGAGCCCTGGCGACCGCCTGGCACGCGCGGGCGGTCCCGGCGTCGCCCCACCTCTTCGACGCCGTGCTGCGCCTGCCCGTCATGGACTGCGCCCGGGCGCACGAGGAACTGGGCTGGCGGCCCCGCTACTCGGCGTCCGAGGCGCTGACGGCCTTCCTGCGCGGCGTCGTACGCGGCACGGGCGAGGAGACCGCCCCGCTGGCGGGGAGCCGGTGGAGCTGA
- a CDS encoding GAF and ANTAR domain-containing protein: protein MTRLRGAVTDDAAVAPWLVRLGLRAMRCSAGCRGATVFLRCPGGEAHSASTHPDLAALAALQEETGEGPCVDATRSLHPVAVTDLVADARWPTFRVAALARGLRACAAVPVLAEGVTATVTLYAFRPWRPTAAAREAVGVLAEETVDGLLRAHARTGAEAEARQLRTAMVSRAVIDQAIGIVTHLLDCDPGRAFDVLRALSQRTNRKLSAVAAQIVRARGRGSTRELRRLLGEV from the coding sequence GTGACGCGGCTGAGGGGTGCGGTGACCGACGACGCGGCCGTGGCGCCGTGGCTCGTCCGGCTCGGCCTGCGGGCGATGCGCTGCTCGGCCGGGTGCCGGGGCGCGACGGTGTTTCTGCGGTGCCCCGGCGGGGAAGCCCACAGCGCTTCGACCCACCCGGATCTCGCGGCCCTGGCCGCTCTCCAGGAGGAGACCGGCGAGGGCCCCTGCGTCGACGCCACCCGCTCCCTTCACCCGGTCGCGGTCACCGATCTCGTCGCGGACGCGCGATGGCCGACCTTCCGGGTGGCGGCGCTGGCACGGGGGCTGCGCGCCTGCGCGGCGGTGCCGGTCCTGGCGGAGGGCGTCACGGCGACGGTCACCCTGTACGCGTTCCGGCCGTGGCGGCCGACGGCGGCGGCCCGCGAGGCGGTCGGGGTGCTGGCCGAGGAGACGGTCGACGGGCTACTGCGCGCGCACGCCCGTACCGGAGCCGAGGCGGAGGCGCGGCAGCTGCGGACGGCGATGGTGTCACGGGCCGTGATCGACCAGGCCATCGGCATCGTGACCCACCTGCTGGACTGCGACCCGGGCCGGGCGTTCGACGTCCTGCGCGCGCTCTCCCAGCGCACGAACCGGAAGCTGAGCGCCGTCGCGGCGCAGATCGTACGGGCGAGGGGCCGGGGCAGCACGCGTGAGCTGCGCCGACTGCTGGGCGAGGTCTAG
- a CDS encoding aminotransferase class I/II-fold pyridoxal phosphate-dependent enzyme encodes MPKNHEEAPVLDALAAYRQQGELGFTPPGHKQARGAAPEVRAVLGDAVFLGDVLASGGLDDRRMRSGVLQRAEVLMADAVHAEHAFFSTCGSSLSVKAAMLSVAAHGQKLLVGRDAHKAVISGLILSGIRPVWIEPQWDTERHLAHPPSPEAYERAFEEHPDAKGALVTSPTPYGVAADLRAIAEVCHRRSRPLVVDEAWGAHLPFHPDLPTWAMDAGADVCVTSIHKMGSGLEQGSVFHLQGDLIDHDTLASRADLLGTTSPSVLLYAGMDGWRRQMVLEGHTLMSRALALAASVREEIESIDGMHVNDGDDFCGPGAGAEFDPLPVVIDITGLGISGYLAADWLREHHHVDTHLMDHRRVSAQLTHADDAETTKRLMTALRDLARQAPSLPRGPEVAVPAPAELRMEQARLPRDAYFHATEDVPVEQAVGRVAAEMITPYPPGIPVVLPGERLTEPVLRYLLTGLEAGMNLPDPADPELHTVRVCADDDA; translated from the coding sequence ATGCCGAAGAATCATGAGGAAGCACCCGTTCTCGACGCCCTGGCCGCCTACCGGCAGCAGGGCGAGCTGGGCTTCACGCCCCCGGGGCACAAACAGGCCCGGGGCGCGGCGCCGGAGGTCAGGGCCGTGCTGGGCGACGCCGTGTTCCTCGGGGACGTCCTGGCCAGCGGCGGTCTCGACGACCGGCGGATGAGGTCGGGGGTGCTGCAACGCGCGGAGGTCCTGATGGCCGACGCCGTGCACGCGGAGCACGCGTTCTTCTCGACGTGCGGCAGCTCCCTGTCGGTCAAGGCGGCGATGCTGAGCGTCGCCGCGCACGGCCAGAAGCTCCTGGTGGGGCGGGACGCCCACAAGGCGGTGATCTCCGGGCTCATCCTCTCGGGCATCCGGCCGGTGTGGATCGAACCGCAGTGGGACACCGAACGCCACCTGGCGCATCCGCCGTCCCCGGAGGCGTACGAGCGGGCCTTCGAGGAGCACCCGGACGCGAAGGGCGCCCTGGTCACCAGCCCCACGCCGTACGGGGTGGCGGCCGATCTGCGGGCCATCGCCGAGGTGTGCCACCGGCGTTCCCGCCCGCTCGTCGTGGACGAGGCGTGGGGCGCGCATCTGCCGTTCCATCCGGACCTGCCGACGTGGGCGATGGACGCCGGTGCCGATGTCTGCGTCACCAGCATCCACAAGATGGGCAGCGGTCTGGAACAGGGGTCGGTGTTCCATCTGCAGGGCGACCTGATCGACCACGACACGCTGGCGTCCCGCGCCGATCTGCTGGGTACGACCAGCCCTTCCGTACTGCTGTACGCGGGCATGGACGGCTGGCGGCGCCAGATGGTGCTGGAGGGGCACACGCTGATGTCGCGCGCCCTCGCCCTCGCCGCTTCGGTGCGCGAGGAGATCGAGTCGATCGACGGGATGCACGTCAACGACGGCGACGACTTCTGCGGTCCGGGTGCCGGCGCCGAGTTCGACCCGCTGCCGGTGGTCATCGACATCACGGGGCTCGGGATCTCCGGCTATCTCGCGGCGGACTGGCTGCGCGAACACCACCATGTGGACACGCACCTGATGGACCACCGGCGGGTCAGCGCGCAGCTCACCCACGCCGACGACGCCGAGACGACGAAGCGGCTGATGACTGCGCTGCGCGACCTCGCTCGGCAGGCCCCCTCGCTGCCCCGGGGGCCCGAGGTGGCGGTCCCGGCCCCGGCGGAGCTGCGGATGGAGCAGGCGAGGCTGCCGCGCGACGCCTACTTCCACGCGACCGAGGACGTCCCGGTGGAGCAGGCGGTGGGGCGTGTCGCCGCCGAGATGATCACTCCGTATCCCCCGGGCATCCCGGTGGTGCTGCCCGGCGAGCGGCTGACGGAACCGGTGCTGCGCTATCTCCTGACCGGTCTGGAGGCGGGGATGAACCTGCCGGACCCGGCGGACCCCGAGCTGCACACCGTACGGGTGTGCGCGGACGACGACGCCTGA